In the genome of Quercus robur chromosome 3, dhQueRobu3.1, whole genome shotgun sequence, one region contains:
- the LOC126717143 gene encoding putative pentatricopeptide repeat-containing protein At1g68930, whose product MSSNYYCALLKLCSKARDQTHAKKLHCHIIKALVNPETFLLNNLIITYGKLGNIEYARHVFDEIPHPNLFSWNTILSAYSKLGHLLEMQEMFDRMPNQDGVSWNSLISGYACYGSLVEAVKVYKRMLKEGLVNLNRITFSTMLILCSNQGCVDLGRQIHGNIMKFGFLSYVFVGSPLVDMYSKMGLVYDAKRVFDEMTERNVVMYNTMITGLLRCGMVEDSRQLFQGMQERDSVSWTTMITGLAQNGLVREAIEMFRVMRLQGLDMDQFTFGSVLTACGGLLALEGGKQIHAYIIRTDYKDNIFVSSALVDMYCKCRSIKSAETVFTRMNNKNVVSWTAMLVGYGQNGYSEEAVRIFRDMQRKGIEPDDFTLGSVVSSCANLASLEEGAQFHAHALVSGLISFITVSNALVTLYGKCGSIEHSHRMFNDIKNRDEVSWTALVSAYSQFGDANETIDLFEMMLAQGLRPDGVTFIGVLSACSRAGLVEKGHQYFESMIKEHGITPLPDHYTCMIDLLSRSGRLEEAKTFINKMPFHPDAIGWATLLSSCRFYGNMEIGKWAAESLLELEPQNPASYILLSSIYAAKREWDNVAQLRRGMRDKGIRKEPGCSWIKYKNKVYIFSADDQSSPFSDQIYSELEKLNCKMRAEGYVPDMSYVLHDVDKSDKIQMLNHHSEKLAIAFGLIFVPTDLPIRVFKNLRVCGDCHNATKYISKVTKREILVRDAVRFHLFKDGSCSCGDFW is encoded by the coding sequence ATGTCCTCCAACTACTATTGTGCTTTACTGAAACTCTGCAGCAAAGCTCGAGACCAAACCCATGCTAAGAAGCTTCACTGCCACATTATTAAAGCCTTAGTGAACCCAGAAACCTTTCTCTTAAACAATCTCATCATAACCTACGGTAAACTAGGCAACATAGAATATGCACGCCACGTGTTTGATGAAATTCCCCACCCAAACCTCTTCTCATGGAACACCATCCTCTCAGCTTATTCGAAACTGGGTCATCTCTTGGAAATGCAAGAGATGTTTGATCGGATGCCAAATCAAGATGGGGTTTCGTGGAATTCGCTTATTTCTGGATACGCGTGCTATGGTTCACTTGTCGAGGCTGTGAAAGTTTATAAGCGGATGTTGAAGGAAGGACTTGTTAATTTGAATCGGATTACGTTTTCCACAATGCTTATACTGTGTTCAAATCAGGGGTGTGTTGATTTAGGCAGGCAAATTCATGGGAACATAATGAAATTTGGGTTCCTCTCGTATGTTTTTGTGGGTAGTCCTTTGGTTGACATGTATTCAAAAATGGGGTTGGTTTATGATGCCAAGCGGGTTTTTGATGAGATGACGGAGAGGAATGTGGTTATGTATAATACTATGATCACAGGGCTTTTACGATGTGGGATGGTTGAAGATTCAAGGCAGTTATTTCAAGGTATGCAGGAAAGAGATTCAGTTTCATGGACAACAATGATAACAGGACTTGCACAGAATGGGTTGGTTAGAGAGGCAATAGAGATGTTTAGAGTAATGAGGTTGCAAGGTTTAGATATGGATCAATTTACTTTTGGCAGTGTGTTGACTGCTTGTGGGGGTCTCCTGGCACTGGAGGGAGGCAAGCAAATCCATGCTTATATCATTAGGACTGACTATAAGGATAATATCTTTGTGTCTAGTGCTCTTGTTGACATGTATTGCAAGTGTAGAAGCATCAAATCAGCAGAAACAGTTTTCACGAGAATGAACAATAAAAATGTTGTCTCATGGACTGCAATGCTAGTGGGTTATGGTCAAAATGGGTACAGTGAAGAAGCTGTAAGGATTTTTCGTGATATGCAGAGAAAAGGGATTGAGCCAGATGATTTTACTCTGGGGAGTGTCGTTAGCTCATGTGCAAACTTAGCAAGCTTAGAAGAGGGTGCCCAATTTCATGCTCACGCTCTTGTTTCTGGCCTGATATCTTTTATTACAGTTTCCAATGCCCTTGTTACACTTTATGGTAAATGTGGAAGCATTGAACATTCCCATCGAATGTTCAATGATATTAAAAATAGGGATGAGGTCTCTTGGACAGCGTTAGTTTCAGCATATTCACAATTTGGAGATGCAAATGAGACGATTGATCTCTTTGAAATGATGCTGGCCCAAGGTTTGAGACCTGATGGAGTTACTTTCATTGGTGTTCTGTCAGCTTGCAGTAGAGCAGGGTTAGTAGAAAAAGGGCATCAGTACTTTGAATCAATGATAAAAGAACATGGAATCACACCACTTCCAGATCACTACACTTGCATGATTGATCTTCTCAGCCGATCCGGGAGGTTAGAAGAAGCAAAAACTTTTATAAATAAGATGCCTTTCCATCCTGATGCAATTGGTTGGGCTACCTTGTTGAGCTCATGTAGATTTTATGGTAACATGGAAATTGGGAAATGGGCAGCTGAGTCACTTCTAGAATTAGAGCCCCAAAACCCAGCGAGCTATATCTTGCTCTCAAGCATTTATGCTGCAAAAAGGGAATGGGACAATGTGGCCCAATTAAGAAGAGGAATGAGAGATAAGGGAATAAGGAAGGAACCGGGATGTAGTTGGATCAAATATAAGAACAAAGTGTACATTTTCTCAGCAGATGACCAGTCAAGTCCTTTTTCAGATCAGATATACTCTGAGCTAGAGAAACTAAATTGCAAAATGAGAGCAGAGGGGTATGTACCAGATATGAGTTATGTTCTTCATGATGTTGACAAGTCAGACAAGATACAGATGCTTAACCACCACAGTGAGAAGCTTGCAATTGCCTTTGGGTTAATTTTTGTTCCTACTGACCTTCCTATACGAGTATTTAAAAACCTTAGAGTTTGTGGGGATTGCCACAATGCCACTAAATATATTTCTAAGGTAACCAAAAGAGAGATACTTGTAAGAGATGCCGTCCGATTCCATTTATTTAAAGATGGATCATGTTCATGTGGAGATTTCTGGTGA
- the LOC126717144 gene encoding uncharacterized protein LOC126717144, which translates to MEGNLGKEDQTQKAKEVQKEQQTEAEATDHPKSIPKEMKQLQHFIHPEHPLVFNEDRIYGERCYGCKEPILGPSYSCKECGGWMTFHHKSCAELPLGLLHHPLHPLHPLLLFAPWIDSDDSDDSDDEANSEVFKDCQVCKENRGGYCYGCFRCNFKLHIRCGSLPLTMEAAAEVHEHPLTAIWKQMTFTCDLCGKEDKGMPYVCNPCGFFIHRRCAHSIPSRLKVVRHNHPLNLIHSLELHQSNSQLCQLCFLKLDTNYALYYCSTCHFAAHLDCAIDRGNMEDINLLELKEEESAESKAMLENVDSKLDQSVDSEICKVIKTTVGEDGTEIATEIKHFSHGHHLKLTDDEDPNNKICDGCVRAILPPSFYSCVESNCSFFLHVFCAKLPKIKQHPLHQHPLTLTYERWYFWCSACDQRCNGLYYNCDKCYFQLHVQCSLISNNLPHACHDHRLYLSITNYKQNCSICGIERYQVFRCTTCEFVLDFKCATLPQTAWYYQHEHPFTLCYAPEDDSGEYYCDICEEERDPKQWYYYCEECSYPAHSKCILGEHPHLKRNPYNSYMFRYATP; encoded by the exons ATGGAAGGAAATTTGGGTAAAGAGGATCAGACCCAGAAAGCCAAAGAGGTACAAAAAGAACAACAAACTGAGGCAGAGGCTACTGATCATCCCAAAAGCATTCCCAAG GAGATGAAGCAGCTTCAACATTTTATCCATCCGGAGCATCCGTTGGTCTTCAATGAAGACAGAATTTACGGCGAAAGGTGTTATGGGTGCAAGGAACCAATACTGGGTCCTAGCTACAGTTGTAAAGAATGCGGAGGGTGGATGACCTTTCATCATAAATCATGTGCGGAACTACCCCTTGGGTTGCTGCACCATCCCTTGCACCCATTACAtcctcttcttctctttgcGCCATGGATTGATTCAGATGATTCAGATGATTCAGATGACGAAGCTAATTCTGAAGTCTTCAAAGATTGCCAAGTTTGCAAAGAAAATCGTGGGGGATATTGTTATGGTTGTTTCCGTTGCAATTTTAAGCTTCACATTAGATGTGGTTCTTTACCATTGACGATGGAAGCCGCAGCTGAAGTCCACGAGCACCCATTGACTGCCATTTGGAAGCAGATGACGTTCACATGCGACCTTTGTGGCAAAGAAGACAAAGGAATGCCCTATGTGTGTAACCCATGTGGTTTCTTCATTCATAGAAGATGTGCTCATTCTATCCCAAGCAGACTGAAAGTCGTACGGCACAATCACCCCCTCAACCTCATCCATTCTCTTGAACTCCATCAATCCAACTCCCAATTATGTCAACTCTGTTTTCTAAAACTGGACACAAACTATGCCCTTTACTATTGCTCCACATGCCATTTCGCTGCCCACCTCGATTGTGCTATTGACAGGGGAAACATGGAGGACATAAATTTGCTGGAACTTAAAGAGGAGGAGTCCGCCGAGTCAAAAGCTATGCTGGAAAATGTAGATTCAAAGCTCGATCAATCCGTTGACTCAGAAATTTGCAAAGTCATAAAAACCACTGTGGGGGAGGACGGAACTGAAATTGCCACAGAAATCAAACACTTCAGCCATGGGCATCACTTAAAGCTTACTGATGATGAGGATCCAAATAACAAAATTTGCGACGGGTGCGTACGAGCTATTCTCCCTCCATCCTTTTACAGTTGTGTCGAATCCAATTGTAGCTTTTTTCTTCATGTATTTTGTGCTAAAttacccaaaataaaacaaCACCCACTTCATCAACACCCACTCACCCTCACTTATGAGCGATGGTATTTTTGGTGTTCTGCCTGTGATCAGAGGTGCAATGGCTTATACTACAATTGTGATAAATGCTACTTTCAACTCCATGTTCAATGTAGTTTGATCTCAAACAACCTTCCTCATGCCTGTCACGACCATCGTCTTTACCTCTCAATCACaaactataaacagaattgTAGTATTTGTGGTATTGAAAGATACCAAGTATTCCGTTGTACCACTTGTGAATTTGTTCTAGACTTCAAATGTGCTACACTACCACAAACTGCATGGTACTACCAACATGAGCATCCCTTCACTCTATGTTATGCTCCCGAAGATGACTCCGGTGAGTATTACTGTGACATCTGTGAAGAAGAACGAGATCCCAAGCAATGGTACTACTACTGTGAAGAATGTAGTTATCCAGCTCATTCCAAATGTATTCTTGGGGAACACCCACATCTAAAAAGAAACCCATATAATAGCTATATGTTTAGATATGCTACACCTTAA
- the LOC126719280 gene encoding sodium/hydrogen exchanger 1-like translates to MRGAVTIALSYNQFANSDKTLTEDSALMITSTIIVVLFSTVVFGSITKPLIEAVLLRNAKPAHSDATNIPSLDDLQIYFLKNGDPSDQGGSDEPARRKGSLSLLISNSTSTVHYFWRKFDDKFIRPVFGGRGFVPFVPSSPTSAEDPQTS, encoded by the exons ATGAGAGGTGCAGTAACTATTGCCTTGTCTTATAACCAG TTTGCAAATTCTGACAAGACGTTAACGGAAGATAGTGCACTAATGATCACCTCAACtataattgttgttttgtttagtaCCGTG GTGTTTGGTTCCATAACAAAGCCGCTTATTGAAGCAGTGCTGTTAAGGAATGCAAAACCAGCACATTCAGATGCAACTAACATTCCTAGTCTAGATGACTTACAAATATACTTCCTTAAAAATGGTGATCCAAGTGATCAAGGCGGTAGTGATGAACCTGCCCGTCGGAAGGGTAGCTTAAGCTTGCTAATAAGTAACTCCACTTCAACTGTTCACTATTTTTGGAGAAAGTTTGATGACAAGTTCATAAGACCAGTATTTGGTGGACGGGGTTTTGTCCCATTTGTTCCTAGTTCTCCAACTAGTGCAGAAGATCCTCAAACTTCttaa